GCTCGAACTCGAGGGCGAAACGGTCCTGCGCTCGAAGCCGGTCATCGGCTACCTCCACACCGGCATGGAGAAGACCGGCGAGACGCTGAGCTACATCCAGGGTGCGACCAACGTCACGCGCATGGACTACGCCTCGCCGTTGTTCAACGAGTTGGCGTTCTCGCTCGCCACCGAGGCGCTACTCGGCATCGAGGTTCCGCCGCGCGCCGTGTGGATCCGCATGCTGTTGACCGAACTCAACCGGATGACATCGCACCTGCTGTTCCAGGCCACCAACGGCATGGATCTGGGCGCGGTGTCGATGATGATCTACGGGTGGCGCGAGCGAGAGCCGGGCCTGCAGCTTCTCGAACGGATCACCGGCCTGCGGATGAACCACAACTTCATCCGTCCCGGCGGTGTCGCTGCGGATCTCCCCGACGGGTGGGAGGACGACGTCGCCGCGTACCTCGACGCCGTCGAGCCCCGCCTCGACGAGTACGACGTGCTGCTCACCGGCCAGCCGATCTACCGCGAGCGGCTCCAGGGCGTCGGCGCCATCTCCGCGGAGGACTGCCTTGCGCTCGGTGTCACCGGTCCGATCCTGCGTTCCACCGGGTACGCCTGGGACCTGCGCCGCGACATGCCCTACCTCGCCTACCCGGAGCTGGACTTCGACGTCATCGTCGGCAGCTACGGCGACTGCTTCGACCGCTACGCGATCCGCCTCAACGAGATCCGCGAGTCCATCCACATCATCCGCCAGATCATCGAGGCGATGCCGTCAGGTGACTATCGGATCCAGGACAAGAAGGTGACGCCGCCGCCGCGGGCCCGCATCGACGAGTCGATGGAGGCCCTGATCCACCACTTCAAGATCTTCACGGAGGGGTTCAAGGTCCCCGCCGGCGAGGTCTACGTCGCGGTGGAATCGCCCCGGGGAGAGCTCGGGTGCTACATCGTGTCCGATGGCACGTCGAAGCCGTACCGCATGCACATCCGTGGACCCAGCTTCGTGAACCTGCAGACGCTGCCCCACATGATGGAGAACGCGCTGGTCGCGGACGCCGTGGCCATCATCTCGTCGGTGGATCCGATCATGGGTGAGGTGGACCGCTGATGGCGCGTCTGTCCGACGAGAACCTCGTCGTCGCGCGTGAGATCATCTCGCGCTATCCGCGGCCCAAGTCGGCGCTGATCCCCCTTCTGCACCTCGCCCAGGAACAGGACGGCTGGGTGACCGATGAGGCGATGGCCCACATCGCCGAGCTCGTCGGTGTCACCTCCGCCGAGGTCCTCGGTACCTGCTCGTTCTATGAGATGTTCAAGCGGCACCCGGTGGGTCGCTACCAGGTCAACATCTGTCACGGCATCGCCTGCCACCTGTTGGGTGCCGACGATCTCATCCACCACGCCGAGCAGTCGCTCGGGGTGCGCGAAGGCGGCACCACCCCCGACGGCGCCATCACGATGGAAGGCGTCGAGTGCATCGCAGCGTGCACCGAGGCACCGTGCCTACAGGTGAACTACCGCTACGAGTACCGGGTGACCAACGACGACTTCGACGGCCTCGTCGACGATCTCCGTGAGGGGCGTCGGCCCGAGATTCCCCCGCACGGGACACTGGCCAGGGTGCGCCAGCACATCCCGGCCGCGTCGGCAGCGGGCAACGCCGATCCCGACTCCGGCTCCGAGCCCGCATGGCTCGCCTCGCCCGGAGGTGACGAATGACCGTCACCGACGCATCACCGATCATCACGACCCGCTTCGACGTCGCCGACGGCCACACGATCGCCGGATACGAGCGCACCGGTGGCTACCAGGGCCTGCGCAGGGCTCTCACCATGGCGCCGGGTGAGGTGCACGAGGAGGTCAAGACCGCGAGCCTGCTCGGGCGCGGCGGTGCCGGCTTCCCGGCCGGCATCAAGTGGGGCTTCTGCCCCCCGGGTGTGTGGCCGCGCTACCTCGTCGTCAACGGTGACGAGTCCGAGCCCGGCACCTACAAGGACCGCCTCCTCATGGAGCGCGACCCCCACCAGCTCATCGAGGGTTGCCTGATCGCGTGTTACGCGGTCGGCCTGTCCCAGTGCTTCCTCTACATCCGCGGCGAGATGGCTGACGCCCAGGAACGGGTGGCGGCCGCGCTCAACGAGGCGTACGAGGCCGGCTACGTCGGGAAGAACATCCT
This region of Acidimicrobiales bacterium genomic DNA includes:
- a CDS encoding NAD(P)H-dependent oxidoreductase subunit E, coding for MARLSDENLVVAREIISRYPRPKSALIPLLHLAQEQDGWVTDEAMAHIAELVGVTSAEVLGTCSFYEMFKRHPVGRYQVNICHGIACHLLGADDLIHHAEQSLGVREGGTTPDGAITMEGVECIAACTEAPCLQVNYRYEYRVTNDDFDGLVDDLREGRRPEIPPHGTLARVRQHIPAASAAGNADPDSGSEPAWLASPGGDE
- a CDS encoding NADH-quinone oxidoreductase subunit D, translated to MAVTDETPRSRVRDRDDSPVLRLSEAAAQEFVPSDGRMIMNMGPQHPSTHGVLRLMLELEGETVLRSKPVIGYLHTGMEKTGETLSYIQGATNVTRMDYASPLFNELAFSLATEALLGIEVPPRAVWIRMLLTELNRMTSHLLFQATNGMDLGAVSMMIYGWREREPGLQLLERITGLRMNHNFIRPGGVAADLPDGWEDDVAAYLDAVEPRLDEYDVLLTGQPIYRERLQGVGAISAEDCLALGVTGPILRSTGYAWDLRRDMPYLAYPELDFDVIVGSYGDCFDRYAIRLNEIRESIHIIRQIIEAMPSGDYRIQDKKVTPPPRARIDESMEALIHHFKIFTEGFKVPAGEVYVAVESPRGELGCYIVSDGTSKPYRMHIRGPSFVNLQTLPHMMENALVADAVAIISSVDPIMGEVDR